A stretch of Babesia bigemina genome assembly Bbig001, chromosome : III DNA encodes these proteins:
- a CDS encoding elongation factor Tu GTP binding domain containing protein, putative, giving the protein MAAARRYAGADSEYSCSDSDYDVSDYDDFVVPVHKKGQGRRGGAPAANVQPKSRSAAAAPKPHVAQKGAAGRSQEPAAKGVAGQPGARTTSSVVAGAKPVQSQAKPGSGNAPVRSNKGASAQGERGSFPVLNVVVCGRVDVGKSTLLGHLLTLLGAVESRSLRGEFAWILDQGEDERSRGITIDPTKASAVVDVVPPPEADGSGSRDGTVRQSAPAPGTDAVAPVPAPSTNRRVKLNFIDTPGHHELVSSLVRGAIFAEAAVVIVDVLDFLKEDTNGYFEQHFFLLWSLGVRHFVICVNKVDRCAERESVEKAMRMARERVSSYALSTLLVVPTSGMSGLNLVHRDSGWGDGPSVVDALRGIAQKTAFSDESACISPERQIPSGATLCHIFDMWEMSKTNVGCACFLETALNTPCKLVALPSRSAVTCSEVSCLVPASEGALSTAKSGSNADELTARLGLMSLSATPSASRRDFADSMTLRGQEIQALTGDRLLVDTATLEHLKAGSGNLAEMPILVCHVLVHRGSSHKLTLGFGVTAFVGYFQSNGGISGVWERVGAGKWKRVTSLWPGKEGVLVLQLSAPLFAQPVPLSAAEALVPRKAPQASGGEPRGPPSQHNAPRLSLLSRVLLKAGGDVVAGGTIVDNPPK; this is encoded by the coding sequence ATGGCCGCTGCACGCCGCTATGCCGGCGCGGATAGCGAGTACTCCTGCTCGGATTCGGATTACGATGTGTCTGATTACGACGACTTCGTAGTCCCGGTCCATAAGAAGGGGCAGGGCCGCCGTGGCGGCGCACCGGCGGCTAACGTGCAGCCGAAATCACGctctgccgctgctgcgccgaAGCCGCACGTAGCTCAGAAGGGCGCTGCAGGCAGATCGCAGGAACCAGCGGCAAAGGGTGTCGCCGGGCAACCCGGTGCAAGAACGACATCGTCGGTTGTGGCCGGTGCCAAGCCCGTGCAAAGTCAGGCCAAACCGGGCAGCGGCAATGCGCCCGTGCGGTCGAATAAGGGGGCTTCAGCACAGGGAGAACGTGGGTCGTTCCCCGTGCTGAACGTTGTGGTCTGCGGCCGCGTGGACGTCGGCAAGTCCACCCTTTTGGGGCACTTGCTCACCCTACTGGGGGCGGTGGAATCGAGGTCGCTGCGCGGCGAGTTCGCGTGGATCCTGGACCAGGGTGAGGACGAGCGTTCGCGCGGCATCACCATAGACCCGACTAAGGCATCGGCGGTTGTAGATGTCGTCCCGCCGCCGGAGGCTGACGGTAGCGGTAGCCGTGACGGTACCGTGAGACAAAGTGCACCTGCACCGGGAACCGATGCCGTTGCTCCAGTACCAGCTCCATCTACTAATCGCCGCGTCAAGCTAAACTTCATTGACACCCCGGGGCATCATGAGCTGGTATCGAGCCTGGTGCGCGGCGCCATATTCGCCGAGGCGGCAGTCGTCATTGTTGACGTCTTGGATTTCCTCAAGGAGGACACCAACGGGTACTTCGAGCAGCACTTCTTTCTGCTGTGGTCGCTGGGGGTTCGCCACTTCGTTATTTGCGTCAACAAGGTCGACCGCTGTGCCGAGCGGGAATCAGTCGAGAAGGCCATGCGCATGGCGCGTGAGAGGGTGTCGTCGTACGCACTGTCGACGTTGCTAGTGGTGCCGACGTCTGGAATGAGCGGACTGAACCTAGTGCACCGCGACTCCGGTTGGGGCGATGGCCCGTCTGTGGTCGACGCACTACGGGGTATTGCCCAAAAGACCGCGTTCAGCGACGAGTCGGCTTGCATCTCGCCGGAGCGTCAGATTCCATCAGGAGCGACGTTGTGCCACATCTTCGACATGTGGGAGATGTCGAAGACGAATGTTGGTTGCGCGTGCTTCCTCGAGACTGCGCTGAACACGCCGTGCAAGCTCGTAGCGCTGCCAAGCCGCAGCGCCGTGACGTGCAGCGAAGTGTCGTGCCTAGTGCCGGCCAGTGAAGGCGCGTTAAGTACAGCTAAATCTGGGTCTAACGCGGACGAACTGACGGCCCGCTTAGGATTGATGAGTCTCAGTGCGACTCCATCCGCATCCCGGCGGGACTTCGCTGACAGCATGACCCTGCGCGGCCAAGAAATTCAGGCGCTGACCGGTGACCGGCTGCTGGTGGACACGGCGACATTAGAGCACCTGAAGGCGGGATCGGGCAATCTGGCGGAGATGCCCATACTGGTTTGCCACGTGCTGGTCCACCGCGGCTCCAGCCACAAGCTGACACTCGGATTCGGAGTCACGGCATTCGTCGGCTACTTCCAGAGCAACGGGGGCATCTCTGGGGTGTGGGAGCGCGTAGGCGCCGGTAAATGGAAGCGGGTGACGTCGCTGTGGCCTGGGAAGGAGGGCGTGTTGGTGCTGCAGCTATCTGCTCCGCTGTTCGCGCAACCAGTGCCGCTGTCCGCGGCGGAGGCCTTAGTGCCCCGCAAGGCGCCACAAGCGTCTGGCGGCGAGCCCCGCGGCCCCCCCAGCCAGCACAACGCTCCCCGGTTGTCACTGCTCAGCCGCGTGCTACTAAAGGCCGGCGGGGACGTGGTTGCCGGCGGCACTATCGTAGACAACCCACCAAAATAA
- a CDS encoding NifU-like domain containing protein, putative, with product MWILSRSLPRLFTQACRSRCRALPCHVPPTSARHFGPSCEFRRRFSDRARAVIPSSYSEKDLEVVESIQLLLEKRIRPVVQQDGGDVTFVSYDPETGFVYVRLSGACVGCAQSDVTLKHMIQGMLCHYLDDVAAVLNCDEEGFVVSGETDDSEF from the exons ATGTGGATTCTGTCGCGGTCGCTGCCGCGGCTCTTCACCCAGGCCTGCCGATCGCGCTGCCGCGCGCTCCCCTGCCACGTTCCGCCTACATCTGCGCGCCATTTCGGGCCGAGCTGCGAGTTTAGACGCCGATTCTCCGACCGAGCGCGCGCCGTGATCCCCTCCAGCTACAGCGAGAAGGATCTGGAGGTGGTGGAGTCGATACAGTTGTTGCTAGAGAAGCGCATCCGCCCAGTGGTCCAGCaggacggcggcgacgtcACTTTCGTCTCATACGACCCAGAAACAG GTTTCGTGTACGTGCGACTGAGCGGCGCGTGCGTTGGCTGCGCGCAGAGCGACGTGACGCTGAAGCACATGATCCAGGGCATGCTGTGCCACTACCTGGACGATGTGGCCGCGGTCCTGAACTGCGACGAGGAGGGGTTTGTAGTTTCCGGTGAGACTGATGACTCAGAGTTTTAA
- a CDS encoding nucleolar protein,Nop52 family protein, putative — translation MDAKIAQRLCHMLASCEEATRQRALRSLGKLFAQATEKVDELLLLKICKALYYMLWMTDKPLKVRRVAVAIVETQSRFTDRANRMHFFSCLFRSMSMEWPLLDKHRLDKMLLFVRVVVASLLEVLNGGGWEQGDMREFARIVLDKQGIFNKRSLGLAFQFIQVFWEEFRQNREGLLKSGEFTELSREVFLRLTAPFLQLMVTLDNKQVLNTLEMYVLKPAPGVPGMPVQGYVLACERLAESPAIRGSARKVFKQIPQGHEGAVDADQDLHKLVDETVAAIEAAVAELRQADAMGVAVATHAHGNAAATNAGASAERSANRSKESGAVSGIAADGSAEDGDVEMVPELEDVSAELQRHGADGRMELDPGEGFVSLAEAFLPRTSKKGLGKHMREIATLDRVRKFMVASGLDDHEMLKKLNSPKVRRQMALLGLHAIRSLNPDRKFKCARKLHRIVNITETAQALPSRRRSVDVAKALHNIKHTAPEKSIVRKRNRVSTETKRVVFNLKNNQVATIPKKTKSTLTMPMWY, via the coding sequence ATGGACGCCAAAATCGCACAGCGGCTTTGCCACATGCTGGCAAGCTGCGAGGAGGCTACGCGCCAGCGCGCCTTGCGCAGCCTCGGAAAGCTGTTCGCGCAGGCTACGGAAAAGGTCGACGAGCTGCTTCTGCTGAAAATCTGCAAGGCTCTGTACTACATGCTTTGGATGACCGATAAGCCGCTAAAGGTGCGCAGGGTAGCGGTCGCCATCGTGGAGACCCAGAGCAGGTTCACCGACCGGGCTAACCGTATGCACTTCTTCTCGTGCCTGTTCAGGTCGATGTCGATGGAGTGGCCGCTGCTAGACAAGCACCGGCTCGACAAGATGCTGCTGTTCGTGCGCGTCGTGGTGGcgtcgctgctggaggtgcTGAACGGCGGCGGCTGGGAGCAGGGCGACATGCGGGAATTCGCAAGGATCGTGCTGGACAAGCAGGGCATTTTCAACAAACGCAGTTTGGGGCTGGCATTCCAGTTCATACAGGTATTTTGGGAGGAGTTCCGCCAGAACCGGGAGGGGCTGCTCAAGAGCGGCGAGTTCACCGAGCTCAGCAGGGAGGTCTTCCTGCGGCTGACGGCGCCGTTCCTGCAGCTCATGGTCACGCTGGACAACAAGCAGGTGCTGAACACGCTGGAAATGTACGTCCTGAAGCCGGCGCCGGGCGTCCCCGGGATGCCCGTCCAGGGCTACGTGCTCGCATGCGAGAGGCTCGCCGAGAGCCCGGCCATCCGCGGATCGGCGCGCAAGGTGTTCAAGCAGATACCGCAGGGGCACGAAGGCGCCGTTGACGCCGATCAGGACCTGCATAAGCTGGTCGACGAGACGGTGGCGGCCATAGAGGCCGCCGTGGCGGAGCTCCGCCAGGCGGACGCCATGGGCGTCGCGGTCGCCACGCACGCCCACGGCAACGCCGCAGCCACCAACGCTGGCGCCTCTGCGGAGCGCAGCGCAAATCGCAGCAAAGAGAGCGGCGCCGTCAGCGGCATTGCCGCGGACGGGAGCGCTGAGGACGGCGACGTGGAGATGGTGCCAGAGCTCGAGGACGTGTCGGCGGAGTTGCAGCGGCATGGTGCCGATGGACGCATGGAATTGGACCCCGGCGAGGGCTTCGTCAGCCTTGCGGAGGCGTTTCTGCCCCGCACATCGAAGAAGGGGCTGGGGAAGCACATGCGGGAAATCGCCACGCTGGACAGGGTGCGCAAGTTCATGGTCGCGTCGGGGCTGGACGACCACGAGATGCTGAAAAAGCTGAACTCGCCGAAGGTGCGCAGGCagatggcgctgctgggTCTCCACGCCATTCGCAGCCTCAACCCGGACCGGAAGTTCAAGTGCGCGCGGAAGCTGCACCGGATCGTGAACATCACCGAGACGGCTCAGGCCCTGCCAAGCCGGAGGCGGTCGGTCGACGTCGCGAAGGCGCTGCACAACATCAAGCACACTGCGCCCGAGAAGTCCATCGTGCGCAAGCGCAACAGGGTGAGCACCGAAACGAAGCGCGTGGTTTTCAACctcaagaacaaccaggtCGCCACCATACCGAAGAAAACGAAGAGCACGCTGACGATGCCAATGTGGTACTGA